A region of Fibrobacter succinogenes subsp. succinogenes S85 DNA encodes the following proteins:
- a CDS encoding M18 family aminopeptidase, with protein sequence MDFFEFLNTAVTPYHTVDALKSFFKANSFTEIGQTANFEPAKAYFVCREGSVIAFRTPKVWDESSRFRIALAHTDFPTLKISPNPDGMNAGVCTLHTEVYGSPLYTSWLDRDLGYAGMLAYVDSADKLNTLKTKLFRGDKLFRIPQLAVHLNRGVNQDGLKVNPQVDFNALWTGASGSSVSENCKNLFVKALEKELPEGARLIDFDVQLFDAQPANRGGFNDEWIYSGRLDNLSSCHAIAEAMVSATSAENDCLVACFFNNEEVGSNTREGAAGNFLKSVLDSLTSPLSSLASRLSSSIAISIDMAHAEHPNHTEKHEPNHAPLLGKGIVLKTNAQKRYASDLMSSAQLRLLCEKAGIPLQVFIMRNDMPCGSTVGPTVSANLGIPTVDIGEPMLSMHSIREMMATSDHEDMIKLVEALYC encoded by the coding sequence ATGGATTTTTTTGAATTTTTGAATACTGCCGTGACGCCGTACCATACTGTAGACGCTTTGAAGTCGTTTTTTAAGGCTAATTCTTTTACGGAAATTGGGCAGACTGCGAATTTCGAACCTGCAAAAGCCTATTTCGTGTGCCGCGAAGGTTCTGTCATTGCGTTCCGCACGCCGAAGGTGTGGGACGAATCGTCTCGATTTAGGATTGCGCTTGCGCATACGGACTTCCCGACGCTCAAGATTTCCCCGAATCCAGATGGAATGAATGCGGGCGTGTGTACGCTCCATACGGAGGTTTACGGTTCTCCGCTTTACACGAGCTGGCTTGATCGCGACCTTGGCTATGCGGGGATGCTTGCGTATGTAGATTCGGCGGACAAGTTGAATACGCTCAAGACGAAACTGTTCCGCGGTGATAAACTTTTCAGGATTCCGCAGTTGGCAGTCCACCTGAACCGTGGCGTGAACCAGGACGGTCTCAAGGTGAATCCGCAGGTTGATTTCAATGCGTTGTGGACGGGTGCTTCGGGCAGTAGTGTTTCTGAAAACTGCAAGAACTTGTTTGTGAAGGCGCTTGAAAAGGAACTCCCGGAAGGCGCTCGATTGATTGATTTTGACGTGCAGTTATTTGATGCCCAGCCTGCAAATCGCGGCGGCTTTAACGACGAATGGATTTATTCGGGAAGGCTCGACAATTTGAGCAGTTGCCATGCTATTGCCGAAGCGATGGTGTCTGCAACATCCGCTGAAAACGATTGCCTTGTTGCGTGTTTCTTTAACAATGAAGAAGTCGGTTCCAATACGCGCGAAGGAGCTGCCGGTAACTTCTTGAAAAGTGTATTGGATTCTTTAACTTCGCCTCTCTCGTCTCTCGCCTCTCGTCTCTCGTCTAGCATTGCTATATCCATCGACATGGCCCACGCCGAGCATCCGAACCACACGGAAAAGCACGAGCCGAATCACGCTCCACTGTTGGGCAAAGGCATTGTGCTCAAGACAAATGCGCAAAAGCGTTACGCAAGCGACTTGATGAGTTCTGCGCAACTCCGTTTGCTTTGTGAAAAAGCGGGAATCCCACTTCAAGTTTTCATTATGCGAAACGACATGCCTTGTGGCTCGACGGTCGGTCCGACTGTTTCTGCAAATCTCGGAATTCCAACGGTCGATATCGGCGAGCCCATGCTCAGCATGCACAGCATCCGCGAGATGATGGCCACAAGCGACCACGAAGACATGATTAAGCTTGTAGAAGCTTTGTATTGCTAG
- a CDS encoding glycosyltransferase family 39 protein, whose amino-acid sequence MDKVFAWLKSRTAAQFVFAAILLLGTFARVYMFGSVPGDINQDEAFAGYNAYTLLHHAADSYGYRLPVYLTAWGSGMNALESYLMIPFVALFGMQVWVIRLPMLLVGLLSLAAVYFLVRRFSSERFALGATLLLAISPWHVMLSRWALESNLAPGFVLFGLFFFVKGLEKPKFLIASAAFYGLSLYAYATIWVAVPFIILLNVLYALWTKSIHNNRYTWISLGVLAALALPLMLFMFVNKGVINEIRLPFISIPKLVYFRASEISFQKIPENFMNLWNILKNQSDGLPWNYIRNFGLFYPVTLAFFFIGLVENIWQVVRDVKARKLGLPFFMLAWLLAAFTIGILINVNVNRVNLIFIPIIVMAAQGIIIAFSYIHPKLIYVPLVAYLLCFANFEREYFTIYKDQIANPFCEGIGDAMEFAQSQSKPDDKIYVDPGVSYPRVLFYGKVDLNSYLSTVRYTNFPSAFLYVHEFDRYVFTFNLDNADTQAVYLMENKDSRLSWFEQRGFSVRNFGKYIVAYPAKLL is encoded by the coding sequence ATGGACAAGGTCTTTGCTTGGCTGAAATCGCGAACGGCGGCGCAATTTGTCTTTGCTGCAATTTTGCTGTTGGGGACGTTTGCGCGTGTCTATATGTTCGGTTCAGTGCCGGGCGATATCAACCAGGACGAAGCTTTTGCGGGCTATAACGCCTATACGCTCTTGCACCACGCTGCTGATTCTTACGGCTACCGCTTACCGGTTTACTTGACTGCCTGGGGTTCCGGCATGAACGCTCTCGAATCGTATTTGATGATTCCGTTTGTAGCGCTCTTCGGGATGCAGGTCTGGGTGATCCGCTTGCCGATGCTTTTGGTGGGCCTCTTGTCGCTTGCGGCGGTTTACTTCTTGGTGCGCCGATTCTCGAGCGAACGCTTTGCTTTGGGAGCAACACTTTTGCTTGCGATTTCTCCGTGGCACGTGATGCTTTCGCGCTGGGCGCTTGAATCGAACTTGGCGCCGGGCTTTGTGCTGTTCGGACTTTTCTTCTTTGTGAAAGGTCTTGAAAAACCGAAGTTCTTGATTGCCTCGGCTGCGTTTTATGGACTCTCGCTTTATGCGTATGCGACCATCTGGGTGGCCGTTCCGTTCATCATTTTGTTGAACGTACTTTATGCTCTTTGGACAAAGTCTATTCACAACAATCGTTACACTTGGATTTCGCTTGGCGTGCTTGCTGCACTTGCGCTCCCGCTTATGCTCTTTATGTTCGTGAACAAGGGCGTCATCAATGAAATCCGCTTGCCGTTTATCAGCATCCCGAAGCTTGTTTATTTCCGTGCAAGCGAAATTTCGTTCCAAAAGATTCCCGAAAATTTCATGAACCTCTGGAACATTTTGAAGAACCAGTCTGATGGGCTCCCGTGGAATTACATCCGCAATTTCGGACTTTTCTATCCGGTGACACTTGCGTTTTTCTTTATTGGGCTTGTTGAAAACATTTGGCAGGTCGTGCGTGATGTGAAAGCGCGCAAGCTTGGGCTCCCGTTCTTTATGCTTGCCTGGCTGCTCGCCGCTTTTACGATTGGAATTTTAATCAATGTCAATGTTAATCGCGTGAACTTGATTTTTATCCCGATTATCGTCATGGCTGCGCAAGGGATTATTATCGCGTTTAGCTATATCCACCCGAAGTTGATTTACGTTCCGCTGGTCGCGTATCTCTTATGCTTTGCAAATTTTGAGCGCGAATACTTTACGATTTATAAGGACCAGATTGCAAATCCGTTCTGCGAAGGCATTGGCGATGCTATGGAATTTGCACAGTCGCAGTCGAAACCGGACGATAAAATTTATGTGGACCCGGGCGTGAGCTACCCGCGAGTGCTTTTTTACGGCAAGGTGGACCTGAACTCTTACCTTTCGACGGTCCGCTATACGAATTTCCCGAGCGCATTCCTCTATGTGCACGAATTTGACCGCTATGTTTTCACATTTAATTTGGATAATGCCGATACGCAAGCGGTTTATCTTATGGAAAACAAGGATTCTAGACTTTCTTGGTTTGAACAGCGTGGCTTTTCGGTCCGTAATTTTGGAAAATATATTGTAGCATACCCCGCAAAATTACTCTGA
- a CDS encoding TrmH family RNA methyltransferase: protein MSEEENKPKRTVRITLDRKFGVSEAPERRPRRNDDERGSFGDKPSFRGDRGDRRFDRDRGDRRFDRGERRFDRDNRDENREGRPFNREERRGGGRFDRDRRPRRFGDKPFNRGPRGAMNAPVYRQRPEQKEAIDENLDEAALEARAAQIEAVEDAGSTPPWFKRLIACTTEKGREREGKFLGEGVHVVEELVKHHRELVISVYVVEGFENEELIEAINEAEITLHTLTEDQMKRLSSTMTTQGIIAYCNIASKKPVYETSRSVLTLVDAVQDPGNLGTLFRTSLGFNSSGMILGRGTVSPFNPKVVRGSSGTFLRVPFEFDVDLVDQINFLRSKGYTIIATDLHAKQSLREIPAHKLRKMAFLVGNEGAGTNPYFIELADETVKIPMSSELESLNVAVAHGILSYEAAQIQEELK, encoded by the coding sequence ATGAGTGAAGAAGAAAACAAACCGAAGCGTACTGTAAGAATCACGCTTGACCGTAAATTCGGAGTCAGTGAAGCTCCTGAACGCCGCCCTCGCCGTAACGACGACGAACGCGGTTCCTTTGGCGACAAGCCCTCGTTCCGTGGGGATCGTGGCGACCGTCGTTTTGACCGCGACCGCGGCGACCGCCGCTTTGATCGTGGTGAACGCCGTTTCGACCGCGACAACCGCGATGAAAACCGCGAAGGCCGTCCGTTCAACCGTGAAGAACGCCGTGGTGGTGGCCGCTTTGACCGTGACCGTCGTCCGCGCCGCTTTGGCGACAAGCCGTTTAACCGCGGACCGCGCGGTGCCATGAACGCCCCGGTCTACCGTCAGCGTCCGGAACAGAAGGAAGCTATTGACGAGAACTTGGACGAAGCCGCACTCGAAGCACGTGCCGCTCAGATTGAAGCCGTTGAAGATGCAGGCTCTACACCGCCGTGGTTCAAGCGCCTCATCGCCTGCACGACTGAAAAGGGTCGCGAACGCGAAGGCAAGTTCCTTGGCGAAGGCGTTCACGTTGTCGAAGAACTCGTGAAGCACCACCGCGAACTCGTGATTTCTGTTTACGTTGTCGAAGGCTTTGAAAACGAAGAACTCATCGAAGCCATTAACGAAGCCGAAATTACGCTTCACACTCTTACCGAAGACCAGATGAAGCGCCTCTCTTCGACGATGACGACGCAGGGCATCATCGCTTACTGCAACATCGCAAGCAAGAAGCCGGTCTACGAAACAAGCCGCAGTGTGCTTACGCTTGTGGACGCCGTGCAGGATCCGGGTAACCTCGGTACGCTCTTCCGCACGAGCCTCGGTTTCAATTCTTCGGGCATGATTCTCGGTCGTGGTACTGTGAGCCCGTTCAATCCGAAGGTTGTTCGCGGTTCCTCGGGTACGTTCCTCCGCGTTCCGTTTGAATTCGACGTGGATCTCGTGGACCAGATCAACTTCCTCCGTAGCAAGGGCTATACCATCATCGCTACGGATTTGCACGCTAAGCAGTCCCTCCGCGAAATCCCGGCTCACAAGCTCCGCAAGATGGCTTTCCTCGTGGGTAACGAAGGTGCTGGCACGAACCCGTACTTCATCGAACTTGCCGACGAAACGGTGAAGATCCCGATGAGCAGTGAACTTGAATCTCTGAATGTGGCAGTCGCACACGGCATTCTCTCTTACGAAGCCGCCCAGATTCAGGAGGAATTGAAGTAA
- a CDS encoding NPCBM/NEW2 domain-containing protein, whose protein sequence is MKNNKSLQYFLIWGIICLLANLFCTNAAAFGGDQNYWVDWVKQLSKNGLERFNGNYPPLYVFWLWIVAQVHSLANIPIEKGTLIKFFCLWPVYFGHVGLVDLASRLVARFKLPKYSAHLVLAFVALNPALLLDGPIWGQVDLFPCIFGIAALYCVNFRGLFKYASMFFALALLAKFQMILLLPIFGGIFLRRYKQSWRGLPLMAVAIVLVLLPFFVAGNLSGLLTHAYLNTTEQYPFSTYNAANTWMFFVGNTSRDANPLFGLSPEGVGFLLSPSWLGKILFVIISAYILKCALFAKTLRRTFELATWEAFAFFLVLPGMHERYLIYAVPFACVWMVLETKKAWIWTLLVTAICAMNISMVNGFKGADLWVPVSGLALLIFIAGVVNNFAPRAFPALIEKLARIPFPRFTPYVVLALFLFPMLISEIVGLMPVNVELSSNQFYLTDLPIDHFTQQYGRPRVNRAVDGATLTVRGQQYKNGIGTHANSELFFKMPADADSLEFVVGIDDEAGGGGSVRFIVATPEETLWKGDVVFGNRKPQAGKVYIGGKQTIILKADADGDNAYDHADWLNVIVTKRK, encoded by the coding sequence GTGAAAAACAATAAGTCTCTCCAGTATTTTTTGATTTGGGGCATCATCTGCCTGCTTGCAAACTTGTTCTGCACGAATGCTGCCGCTTTTGGCGGTGACCAGAACTATTGGGTGGATTGGGTCAAGCAGCTGTCGAAAAACGGTCTTGAACGTTTTAACGGCAATTATCCTCCGCTTTATGTTTTTTGGCTCTGGATTGTGGCGCAAGTCCATAGCTTGGCAAACATCCCGATAGAAAAGGGAACTCTTATCAAGTTCTTCTGCCTGTGGCCGGTTTACTTTGGCCATGTTGGACTTGTCGATTTGGCGAGCCGCCTGGTAGCACGCTTCAAGTTGCCGAAGTACTCTGCACATCTCGTGCTTGCGTTTGTGGCCTTGAACCCTGCGCTTTTGCTCGACGGTCCGATTTGGGGACAGGTCGATTTGTTCCCCTGCATCTTTGGCATTGCCGCCCTTTACTGCGTCAACTTCCGCGGACTTTTCAAGTACGCTTCGATGTTCTTTGCGCTTGCGCTCTTGGCAAAGTTCCAGATGATTTTGCTTTTGCCGATTTTTGGAGGCATCTTCCTCCGTCGCTATAAGCAGTCCTGGCGCGGACTCCCACTCATGGCGGTTGCAATTGTGCTTGTGCTTTTGCCGTTCTTTGTCGCAGGGAACCTCTCGGGGCTCCTCACGCATGCTTACCTCAACACGACGGAACAGTACCCGTTCTCGACTTACAATGCCGCAAACACTTGGATGTTCTTTGTGGGCAATACGAGCCGTGATGCCAATCCGCTTTTCGGGCTCTCGCCGGAAGGTGTTGGATTTTTGCTCTCACCGTCCTGGCTTGGAAAAATCTTGTTCGTGATTATCTCGGCATACATTTTAAAGTGTGCACTCTTTGCAAAGACGCTCCGCCGCACGTTTGAACTTGCGACTTGGGAAGCTTTTGCATTCTTCCTTGTGTTGCCGGGCATGCATGAACGTTATTTGATTTACGCCGTTCCCTTTGCTTGCGTGTGGATGGTTCTCGAAACAAAGAAAGCTTGGATTTGGACTTTGCTCGTGACAGCTATTTGCGCCATGAATATTTCGATGGTGAATGGCTTCAAGGGTGCGGACTTGTGGGTCCCGGTTTCTGGGCTTGCGCTCCTCATCTTCATTGCGGGTGTTGTGAACAACTTTGCCCCGCGTGCGTTCCCGGCGCTGATTGAAAAGCTTGCCCGCATCCCGTTCCCGCGCTTTACGCCGTATGTGGTGCTTGCTCTGTTCCTTTTCCCGATGCTCATTTCTGAAATTGTCGGACTCATGCCGGTCAATGTGGAACTTTCATCGAACCAGTTCTACCTCACAGATTTGCCGATTGACCATTTCACGCAGCAGTACGGGAGGCCTCGTGTGAATCGCGCTGTCGATGGCGCTACGCTTACCGTTCGTGGTCAGCAGTACAAGAACGGCATTGGTACGCACGCCAATTCTGAACTGTTCTTCAAGATGCCTGCGGATGCGGACTCGCTCGAATTTGTCGTGGGCATTGATGACGAAGCGGGTGGCGGTGGCTCCGTGCGCTTTATTGTGGCAACGCCCGAAGAAACGCTCTGGAAAGGTGACGTCGTGTTCGGCAATAGAAAGCCGCAGGCGGGTAAAGTCTATATCGGAGGCAAGCAGACGATTATCCTCAAGGCTGATGCCGATGGCGACAACGCTTATGACCATGCCGACTGGCTGAATGTCATCGTGACAAAGAGGAAGTAA
- a CDS encoding MlaD family protein encodes MAFQKIKQVNWMEMSGLLVGVISTVAVMIFSLVLYHYLYDKNVGVIKDEYKLYSTFDKALGLKKGTSVQISGVDVGRVTNVSIKKDETGAISDSVLMEFSIEKKYQNLITDSAKAYAIRDQNLISARVINIDIKKNKGHVLEDNGTLSAGKAQDIETVIETANELLGRVNRLVDAADELVAMALDTGTTMGALFGSRALYDNLNRQLYRLDEITLLGKNVLKKTSFLLDTMKTGVPTLISRANEVTNNVGNLLDDFKPLPGQVTTLLNSMDSTVGRVDNLVTDFGAVTTGLQDFMNTTENTLQSADDLMTGMSKMWLLKGNVPRHDSVPFVVETLW; translated from the coding sequence ATGGCATTTCAAAAGATAAAACAGGTTAACTGGATGGAGATGTCCGGCCTTTTGGTCGGCGTCATCAGCACTGTTGCCGTCATGATTTTTTCGTTGGTGCTTTACCACTACCTTTACGACAAGAACGTCGGTGTCATCAAGGACGAGTACAAGCTTTACAGTACATTCGACAAGGCGCTTGGCCTAAAAAAGGGAACGAGTGTACAAATTAGCGGTGTCGATGTCGGTCGTGTAACCAACGTGTCCATCAAGAAAGATGAAACGGGAGCCATATCCGATAGCGTTCTCATGGAATTCTCCATCGAGAAGAAATACCAAAATCTCATTACCGACAGTGCAAAAGCTTACGCCATCCGCGACCAGAACCTGATTTCGGCCCGTGTCATCAATATCGACATTAAGAAAAATAAAGGCCACGTACTCGAAGACAACGGAACCTTATCGGCAGGCAAGGCTCAAGATATCGAAACGGTCATTGAAACGGCAAACGAACTTTTGGGCCGCGTGAACCGCCTTGTGGACGCCGCAGATGAACTTGTGGCCATGGCACTTGATACAGGCACAACCATGGGTGCTTTGTTCGGGTCTCGCGCTCTTTACGACAACCTAAACCGTCAGCTTTACCGACTTGACGAAATCACTCTCCTCGGCAAGAACGTGCTGAAAAAGACTTCCTTCTTGCTCGATACGATGAAGACCGGCGTTCCGACGCTCATTAGCCGCGCAAACGAAGTCACAAACAACGTAGGCAATTTGCTTGACGACTTCAAGCCGCTACCGGGCCAGGTCACTACGCTTTTGAATTCCATGGATTCTACCGTGGGTCGTGTGGACAACCTCGTCACGGACTTCGGTGCAGTCACGACCGGCTTGCAAGACTTCATGAACACAACGGAAAACACGTTGCAGAGTGCAGACGACTTAATGACCGGCATGTCCAAGATGTGGCTTTTGAAAGGCAATGTTCCTAGGCATGATTCTGTACCCTTTGTCGTGGAGACGCTATGGTAA
- the pyrF gene encoding orotidine-5'-phosphate decarboxylase, protein MTCFYDRLEQRIAKCGNPVCMGMDPVLKLIPLEGTPEDRIKRFYSDILECCLKRNVQPAVVKPNSAYYECVSVQSMLVLQQLIADYRSAGIPVILDAKRGDIGKSSAAYANAAYDVYRADAVTVSPWMGADSVGPFIREDSENGAYVLLRTSNKGAHDFQDLPVTRSDDPRDVAEAFYSVADKIMEWDADKGYLGAVVGATHPEELEKITAYTVAHKHEIPFLIPGVSIPGVPGGQGGDAKTVLKAIQNGGGKRKFHVLNSSSGLNFAWQRNDTPANYANDCVDALEKLAEACLI, encoded by the coding sequence ATGACGTGCTTTTACGATCGCCTTGAACAGCGTATTGCAAAGTGCGGCAACCCGGTGTGCATGGGCATGGACCCTGTGCTCAAGCTTATTCCGCTCGAAGGCACTCCCGAAGACCGCATCAAGCGCTTCTATTCCGACATCTTGGAATGCTGCCTCAAGCGTAACGTGCAGCCCGCCGTCGTAAAGCCGAACAGCGCTTATTACGAATGCGTGAGCGTGCAGTCGATGCTTGTTCTGCAGCAGCTCATTGCCGATTACAGAAGTGCTGGCATCCCGGTTATCTTGGATGCAAAGCGCGGTGACATTGGCAAGTCCAGTGCCGCCTACGCCAACGCCGCTTACGATGTTTACCGTGCAGACGCCGTGACTGTCTCTCCGTGGATGGGTGCCGATTCCGTCGGTCCGTTCATTCGCGAAGATAGCGAAAACGGTGCCTACGTGCTCCTCCGCACAAGCAACAAGGGTGCTCACGATTTCCAGGATTTGCCTGTTACTCGCAGTGACGATCCGCGCGACGTTGCCGAAGCGTTCTATTCCGTAGCGGACAAGATTATGGAATGGGATGCTGACAAGGGATACCTTGGTGCCGTTGTCGGTGCAACCCACCCGGAAGAACTTGAGAAGATTACGGCTTACACCGTTGCTCACAAACACGAAATCCCGTTCCTCATTCCGGGCGTGTCCATTCCGGGCGTGCCGGGCGGTCAGGGCGGCGATGCCAAGACTGTTCTCAAGGCTATCCAAAACGGTGGCGGCAAGCGCAAGTTCCATGTGCTCAACTCGAGCAGTGGTCTTAACTTTGCTTGGCAGCGTAACGATACGCCGGCAAACTACGCGAACGATTGCGTCGATGCACTCGAAAAACTCGCAGAGGCTTGTTTAATTTAG
- a CDS encoding acyltransferase has translation MPEIKSTTCKNHSIELIRIVACLLVIMAHSQIGILNNNELISGRLAISTILADDVPLFLLVTGFFFFGRIKSDADIIPTFPHRAKSFFSRVYIPTIVYILINIIYRYYNSPTPLNSILNADWDYLGRFIFRLLPGDHLWYICTYMSFIFFFPMLAFVCQDSLQKNKLRRTLLGIAIGAAVIGDVQYFFKLSMIDFEKFLWGYCTIFLILGYELSLFIRKFENKRSKLFAIGIVIYLLGFFIKFSLQYYMFTEYGENYANNRFRWLQCSPCFITTVGMFIAVYALGTLIKAKGIVARIINYVGSCTFAIYLFHFMVILETGNLRSTIFWKTGAAMTFFNAIAYYIPYALAVFGLTLVVAIVFKYVVEKPVAKLFKKEMPVQRRA, from the coding sequence ATGCCCGAAATAAAGAGCACAACGTGTAAAAATCATTCTATAGAACTCATAAGGATTGTGGCGTGCCTGCTAGTGATTATGGCACATAGCCAAATCGGCATCTTAAACAACAATGAACTGATTAGCGGGAGACTCGCCATTTCGACAATCCTCGCCGATGATGTTCCGCTATTTTTACTGGTAACCGGTTTCTTTTTCTTTGGCAGAATCAAGTCCGATGCAGACATCATCCCGACTTTTCCGCATAGGGCAAAATCATTTTTCTCCCGCGTTTATATTCCCACGATTGTCTATATCCTAATCAACATCATTTACCGTTATTACAACAGTCCAACACCACTCAATTCCATTTTAAATGCCGACTGGGATTATCTCGGACGATTCATTTTCAGGTTACTCCCCGGCGACCATTTGTGGTACATTTGTACTTACATGTCATTTATCTTCTTTTTCCCAATGCTAGCGTTTGTCTGCCAAGACAGCCTGCAAAAGAACAAATTAAGGCGGACTCTTTTGGGAATTGCCATCGGTGCTGCTGTCATTGGCGACGTGCAATATTTTTTCAAGTTGAGCATGATTGATTTCGAAAAATTCCTTTGGGGGTATTGCACGATTTTCCTTATTCTCGGATACGAACTTTCACTGTTCATCCGCAAATTTGAAAACAAGCGGAGCAAGCTTTTTGCCATCGGCATCGTTATTTATCTACTCGGCTTTTTCATCAAGTTTAGCCTGCAATATTACATGTTCACCGAATACGGCGAGAATTATGCGAACAACAGATTCCGTTGGCTCCAGTGTTCGCCTTGCTTTATAACGACTGTGGGAATGTTCATCGCCGTGTACGCACTTGGTACATTAATCAAAGCAAAGGGCATCGTGGCACGCATCATCAATTACGTTGGTTCCTGCACATTCGCGATTTACCTTTTCCATTTCATGGTCATCCTTGAAACGGGAAATTTGCGCAGCACGATTTTCTGGAAAACGGGAGCCGCAATGACTTTTTTCAATGCCATCGCGTATTACATCCCTTACGCCCTCGCCGTATTTGGTTTGACTTTGGTTGTGGCGATTGTCTTCAAATACGTTGTCGAAAAGCCCGTAGCAAAGCTCTTTAAAAAGGAGATGCCCGTTCAGAGACGGGCATGA
- a CDS encoding tetratricopeptide repeat protein, which yields MRISTVFKICSLTMLMAVASFARPINDGNKLFAAGDYAGALEKYMKAREAEPANPLLFYNIGTCQYKLGNFEEAKKELESAVRMPDKNMAAKAAYNLANTHFRVGEKAQEPSARIAAWRESVAYLKKAIDLDNDFENAKKNVEIVQRKLKEELDKQKENKDQNQNQNDQKQPPLSDNAKQVLARALQLCKDGKYAEGKQMLENLIAEDETASQLSGHVQRIDDVIEIKAGRKPKAKIDASNTDNDLEVI from the coding sequence ATGCGAATTTCTACTGTATTTAAGATTTGTTCTTTGACGATGCTTATGGCTGTGGCTTCGTTTGCCCGGCCGATTAACGATGGCAACAAGCTCTTTGCCGCTGGCGATTATGCCGGTGCGCTTGAAAAGTACATGAAGGCCCGCGAAGCGGAGCCTGCAAATCCGCTTTTGTTCTACAATATTGGAACGTGCCAGTACAAGCTCGGCAATTTTGAAGAAGCCAAGAAGGAACTTGAAAGTGCCGTGCGCATGCCGGACAAGAATATGGCTGCTAAGGCGGCGTACAACTTGGCAAATACGCATTTCCGCGTGGGCGAGAAGGCTCAAGAACCGAGTGCTCGCATTGCGGCCTGGCGAGAATCGGTTGCTTATCTGAAAAAGGCAATTGACCTCGATAACGATTTTGAAAACGCGAAGAAGAACGTCGAAATTGTCCAGCGCAAGCTCAAGGAAGAACTCGACAAGCAAAAAGAAAACAAGGACCAGAACCAAAATCAGAACGACCAGAAACAACCTCCGCTGAGCGATAATGCAAAGCAGGTTTTGGCTCGTGCGCTCCAGCTTTGCAAGGATGGCAAGTATGCCGAAGGCAAGCAGATGCTCGAGAACCTGATTGCCGAAGACGAGACTGCAAGCCAGTTGAGCGGTCACGTGCAGCGCATTGACGACGTTATCGAAATCAAAGCCGGTCGTAAGCCCAAGGCAAAGATTGACGCCAGCAACACCGACAACGACCTGGAGGTGATCTAA
- a CDS encoding acyltransferase family protein — protein MQKSPNEIDNFLTPDDTKIMKGIAIICMLLHHLWFFPNRIPGGGVEGIFTLFNAPATSYLGIFGKICVPMFFFFGGYGVYKSSYGKPYDIVGRLKRLYFAYWKVFLVFIPIGFLFFSSQEQYCNDPFISTRFNNFVPRELLSNFFGFTSTYNREWWFLISYVFALISFPLIRAVIDRYSARINLFIIVIVSLLFAHIFPGLKTVTALGVLGHSHMYLRFFCQIAPYAACFWMGAVVARNGLFDRLHGSLKQHKLLNPLVDIAVWCMVIVMRQNEVGDIFDVFFIPVLTVASMDLLNHVKLLKKGIWYLGRQSTSMWLIHPFFCYYFDVPAKIVAAPHYAIPSLLVLIAMTYIASVLLAYFWKGVGFVFQKANAMKINFKHFGASGEKQ, from the coding sequence ATGCAAAAAAGTCCAAACGAAATCGATAATTTTTTAACACCTGACGATACCAAAATTATGAAGGGGATTGCCATTATCTGCATGCTCCTGCATCATCTTTGGTTTTTCCCGAATCGAATCCCTGGTGGCGGCGTTGAGGGCATATTCACATTGTTTAATGCACCGGCAACATCTTATTTGGGAATTTTTGGCAAAATCTGCGTCCCGATGTTCTTCTTCTTTGGCGGCTATGGCGTTTACAAGAGTAGCTACGGAAAACCGTACGATATTGTGGGCCGCCTCAAGAGACTTTATTTTGCGTACTGGAAAGTCTTCCTTGTTTTCATCCCCATCGGTTTCTTGTTCTTTTCTTCGCAAGAACAGTATTGCAACGATCCTTTTATTTCCACTCGTTTTAATAATTTCGTGCCGAGAGAACTGCTTTCGAACTTCTTTGGATTCACTTCAACGTACAACAGGGAATGGTGGTTCCTGATAAGTTATGTGTTTGCCTTGATTTCTTTCCCGCTTATCAGGGCTGTTATTGACCGCTATTCGGCAAGAATCAATTTGTTCATCATCGTGATTGTGTCGCTCTTGTTTGCGCATATTTTCCCTGGGCTTAAAACTGTGACTGCGCTTGGTGTCCTTGGACACAGCCACATGTACCTCCGCTTTTTCTGCCAGATTGCTCCGTATGCGGCATGCTTCTGGATGGGCGCTGTCGTTGCTCGCAATGGGCTATTTGACCGCCTGCATGGATCGTTGAAACAACATAAGCTTTTGAACCCGCTTGTGGATATCGCCGTTTGGTGCATGGTCATTGTGATGCGCCAAAATGAAGTGGGTGATATTTTTGACGTGTTCTTTATCCCGGTTTTGACGGTGGCGAGTATGGACTTGCTGAACCACGTTAAACTCCTGAAAAAGGGAATTTGGTATCTCGGCCGACAGAGCACCTCGATGTGGCTTATCCATCCGTTCTTCTGCTACTATTTTGATGTCCCGGCAAAGATTGTCGCGGCTCCGCATTATGCGATTCCGTCGCTGTTGGTGCTTATCGCCATGACGTACATCGCATCGGTACTTTTGGCTTATTTCTGGAAGGGTGTTGGTTTTGTTTTTCAGAAGGCGAATGCCATGAAGATTAATTTTAAACATTTTGGAGCTTCGGGTGAAAAACAATAA